The Candidatus Bathyarchaeota archaeon DNA window GGCAGGGCTAAAGGTAATGCTATTCTCCAATACGTTTGAAACGTTGACAGTCCATCTATCTTCGCTGCATCTTCTAATGATGGAGGAATAGACAGAAATCCTAGTCTTGCTATGAAAATCGAGTAGGGTAGAGCAGTAGCGACATAAACTAATATTAGGCCAAGATGGGAGTCAATTAACCCTAAATTTTTGAGTAGAACATACAACGGGACTATGATTACTTGAGGGGCAACATACATGCCAGCTAGGAGAAAATAAAAGACTGTTCTTTTACCACGATATTCTGCTCTGCCCAGCGCATATGCAGCCATAGGTGAAATCACAAATAGAATTATTATACTTCCAGCGGTTATTATTAAACTGTTTCTCAAGCATACCGCCATATTACCGCTACTTAAGGCCCACTCATAATTTGACCAATCTAGGTTAGTGGGAGGACCCCACACGTTAGCAAATAGCTCCTGATTAGTTTTAAAAGATGTGAAAAAAGCCCAAATAAGAGGATAGACTGTTGCAATGGCCCACATTATTAAGACAGCGATACCAATCGTGCGAGTGAACTTATTTCTGAGCCAGTTCCATGGACTATACTTTGAACTCATATGTTCTAGTCACCTATCCGTGTGTAACAGTTTCAGTTGAATTATTACAAGTGAAAGGCCCATAACAATCAAATAAAGCGCTACGGCAGAAGCGTATCCAGCCTTCCAAAAAGTAAAGGCGTACCTGTAAAGATATAACGCGATTACATCAGTGAGACGCCCTGGACCACCCCCCGTCAGAACGTAAACCAATTCAAACGTCTTGAAAGAAGCAGAAATTGTTATAACAAGCGATAAAGCAAGCGCAGCCTTAGTCATTGGAATTACTACGTGTCTGATTTTTTGAAGGTCAGAAAGCCCGTCTACCTTCATTGAATCATAAATAGATGGAGAAATTGTTCGTAAACCTGCCGAGTAAATAATAGCGTATAGTCCCACTCCGTGCCAGTTAGCCGTTACTAGAACTGAGAGAAGTGCTGTGCTCTGATTTGATAACCATGCTCTAGTTAACGAATGTAAACCGAGAAAGTCTAATAAGCTATTCAACAAACCAAACGAAGGATTATAAATCCAAGTCCACATTACACCCACTGAAACAAACGATAAGATAATTGGTATTAAGGCTATGGACAAAAAGATGCCCCCTACTCGCTGATATTTTCGCGCCAACCAAGCCAAACTGAAACCGAATATAAATTGGCTGACAGCATTCACACCAGTTATTACAAAAGTATTCCTTAACGCAACATGGAATTGCGGATCTACAACAATACTAAAGTAGTTTTTAAGACCGATAAACGTTTTGACGGGAGATACACCCGACCATTGATATAGACCAAATGAAAGCCCGTTAATTACAGGATAAATAAAAAAGAGGACATATAGGAAGACCGTCGGTAACAGCAATAGATATAGCGCTATAACTTTTCTAGTTTCAGCTTTGATTCGCAGCTTAGTCATTTTTCATCGCATACGCAGTTTCATCCAGTTACGGGACCAATTAGCTCCACTGCCTTTGCTTCAATAGCCGCTGCTGCCCCTTCAGGCGTTGCTTGACCAGTGAATACTAGTAAGTTTTGTTCGTCCAAGTATGCACCCATCTCCTTAGAACACATCGTTCCAAATCTTAAGTGTACTATAGAAGCACTTGCGGTTGCGTCCATACACTTCACCATTACCTCAGGATAAATGCCTGCAGGCAACGCTATGCTTTGTGCTAGCGGGTTATGCGTTTCTCTAGCCATATATATTTGCCAGTCTGGTTTGGAAATAAATCTCAAGAAGTCCTCAGCCTCTTTTGTATGTTCACTCGCAGCGGCCACACCTATAGATGTAGGTCCTCCAAAGACTACATCCTTCAACTCAGATTTATCTGGGAAGTATGGGTATCTAACCACATCTAATTCAAGAGCTGGTTGGCCAAGAGACATCGCAATAGCAAATGTACCTTGCATCCACATCGCTGATTCTCCAGATGAAAAAGATGCATAAGCGTCCATGTAACCAGCTGTTTCCCAGCCTAGTTGGAAGTAGTCTCCGTCAACCCATTCTTTGATCTTTGTAAATGCCGTAACGTAATAGGGTTCAAAACTCACTTTACGATCTAAGGCATCTTGGAATGCTTCTGCCCCATTGCTGTGTAGGAAGATGTAGGTTTCTGGGAATGTTAGGGACCACGTAGCTGAACCGCTCATTGCGATGGGAATTACTTCAGCAGCCTTCAGTGCATCACACGCCACTATAAATTCAGTCCATGTCCAACTCGTTGTCATAGAAGGTATACTAACACCGACTTGATCAAAGATTTTGCGGTTAATGAATATCCAGTCAGTTTGGAATTCATATGGGAGAGCATACTGTTTACCATCCCGGGTGACCGCTTCTTTTATCGCAGGTGTAATCTGAGCGAGAGCCCAATCCTCAGCCAGTAGGTCAGATATATCGGCTATTTGCCCCTCCGCAACGTATGTGTCAAGCTCCCCTCCACCATATGTAATGAACAGATCGGGAGGATCCCCAGCTGCGAAGCCTGATGCTAGCTTAGTCCAGAACTCGTCGCCTGTGTAAAATCCAATTTCAACTGTTACTCCAGTTTCATTGTAAAACGCGTCACTTACGGTGTTCCAATATTCTAGAGCTGCTTCTTCTCCTCCGAATGGAGCCCAAAACTCTAAGGTTACTGGTTGTTCTGCTGGTTCAGGTTGAAGCCAAACCCAATAGGCAGCTGCTACAATCGCACCGATTATAATAACTGCAGAGACCATTGCGTAGATAGTTCGTTTTTCCATATTTTATTTTTCCCCTTTTAGGATTCCTATTCGACTTTGAGCGTTATGAAGAAATGACTATATAATGCTTACTATACTTTTCATGAAATTCTCTCTTCGCTAGATTTATCAAAAACCTGAAGGAACCTTTCATCAAACTTAACAAATACCTTTTTTCCTTCTTCTACGTCAAATAGAGGATCAACTTTCGCTGTAATCATGTAAGTGCCAATTTCTAAATCTACGTACCCCACATCTCCCATTTGCTGAAAAAGCCAAACTTTTGCCTCTATTGCGCCCTTCAGTTGTTTGGTGTGGACATATACGTACTCTGATCTAACGCCCAGTATCACCTCACTATTCAAAAACTTCTCTTGTACACGCGCTTCCAATAGAGCATCCGGAATTTTTAAGGAGAAGACATCAGTGTTCAACAGTAATTCACCATCTTTCTTTGTTAGTTGACCTTCTATAAAGTTGATTGCGGGCATTCCAACAAATGTTGCGACAAACTTGTTCTTTGGATGGTCATAAATTTCTCGAGGTTTGCCTACTTGATGAAGCGTACCATCCTTCATAATCGCTATTCTATCAGCCATGACCATGGCCTCAGTTTGATCATGAGTTACGTAGACCGTGGTAGTTCTCAACTTTTCATGTAACTTCTTTAGTTCTCCCCTCATTCTAGTTCTTAGCATGGCATCTAAGTTCGACAGTGGTTCATCTAGCAGATAAATGGAGGGCTCTCTAATTATTGCCCTAGCTAATGCAACCCTCTGTTTCTGTCCGCCACTAAGTGCCCATGACTTGCGATCCAGAAGTTCCTCAATCTGCAGTAACTCCGCTGTTTCTTTAGCCCTTATTTTGATTTCTTTTTTCGGTACTTTCATCACCCGAAGGCACAATGTTATGTTATCAAAAACCGACATATGTGGGTACAACGCGTAATCTTGAAAAACCATCGCGACTCTTCTCGTTTTGGGTTCGAGATCATTTACAAGTTCGTCATCGAAGTAGATATTACCGTTTGTAAGTTTTTCCAATCCAGCAGTCATTCTAAGAGTCGTGGTCTTTCCGCACCCAGACGGACCGAGCAATACCATAAACTCTTTATCTCTTATCTTAAGGTTAAATTTATCAACAGCCTTGACTTTTTTGAAGTATTTAGAAACATTTTCGAAGGTGATTTCAACCATTCGATTTCACTTCATGTTACTGTCATGAATATACATTGATATATTTTAAAGTTTATTGCCATACACCACTTAGCTAACAATTCTAATTAGCAAGTTTGACCACCTGCGCGCGAGCGCTTTTCAGTATAGGGTTAATACACAAATTAATAGAATTCTAAAGCTATAGGGAGTAAGGTGCTTCTTCTTCGAGTTCAGATTCTTGTTCCCCCCTCAATGACCCGAAGGCATTTTTTGATCATATCTAAGTTCACATCACCTGCTTTATACATCTTGCCGGTCCTTAGATCGTTGATTATCACTTGGGCAGGACGAAATATCGATGGGAATCCGGGCACCTTTCTGAAGTCAAAGTTTGCCTCCTTCAAAACATCATAAAAAGTTTTTCCATATATCGGGGTTGATTCAAAGACAAGCTCCTCCGCAAGATTCTCTAAATCTTCTCCTTTTTTAGATTCTAAAGCGACAAAAACTTTTCCACAATAACATATCAAATCGTCTGACAGCGCTTTCTCCACTTTAACAAACTTACAAACAGGAGCTATCGGAGCCAGTCCAAACATATGCTTAACTTTTCTTACGTCGTAATGCAAAACTTCCCTCATAGTAAATGTAACGTCTTCTATCGCTCGACCCGCAATCTGAGTTGCCCCCGCAAGACTTTCCCCTGGAGTAACAAGTATATAGAGATCTTTAGACTCTATGTTACATTCTGCAGCTATCAACTCCGCTACCTGCTCAGAAGGCAAGTAGTCCATTTGTAATACTATTACCGCGATATTAGATTCATCCATGAAGTCAAGAAAGTCGAAAAGTTTCCTTGGCTTCAATGCCAAAGCCCTCGCGGGACCCGACGCAATTAATTTTGTTTTTTCACCTTCTAAAAGCGGATATCCAGCCTGGATTCCTAAGGTGGAGATAGCTGGCCAACTCGTTGTCACTCCAATTGCTGGGAGAGTAATATCCGCGAAGGTCATCATAGCTAACTGCGCGTTTGCCAATCCCCCTAGACAAATCTCTGTGGCTAATCTCCCTGCCTCAAACCCTCCCCGTGCATGTACTCCCATATCAATAATGGTTGCACCATTTTCCAGTTTTGACACTTCAATGCTAAGTTTTTTTGGATGATCGAGGATTTTCTTGACTATTCTAAGAGATAGTTCATTTACTTTGATTTTGTTCATTTTCCATCCAACACGACACTAGGTGCAAATTTAACCTATTCATTTTATCTTGTTGACACATCGCGCGTTGAGGGTAACTAGGTATTCTACGTGTTTTCCAGCAGTTCACGCAAGTATATCTTATGTTTTCCCCAAAGACCTCCTTGGTTAAAACCGGTTATCCGTATTATACCTTGAATTTTTGTGATAGTTTCTAAAGAAATTTTCAAACTTTTCTTCACTGTCTCTTTGTCTAAACCCCAAACAACATATTCAACTACGGTGTTGACTCCTTTAGGAACCCTTGTATCGCTTATCCTGTCGCGTATGGTTGGGCACAAAAAGGTGGTGCTTGTCGCTTTTTGATCCTTATAGTTGACCCCCCCAATCTTTGCCCCATTCACGCCTGGCAAAGGATAAATCATGAAAGCTCCTTTAATTTCATTTAAAACCCTCTCGCCCGCAGCTTGAGTGGCCATTAAGGCACAAGCAGAGTTTTCACAAAAGATCTCGAATGCACCATCAAAACTTGTTGTCACTCCAAAAGACTTCTCAATAATCGACTCACCCATCATAACTGGAATTCTGTAGATTGATCTTCTCGACATCTCGTCTTCAACTTCAAAACCATCTCCCCAAAGCCTCACTGTTTCACCAGCATTTACGGTGAATAGCGTCTTTTTTTGGGGGACGGCATTAAAGACTGCAATCGTTGGAAAGTGAGGAGTCAAACATAAAACGTTTGTAAAAGCGTTCTCAAACGCTTTTCTGCCTTCTTCTGTCTCGGGATTCATGCTCCTCATCCCACGTAACAACACATAGAAACCAGGCCTGCCATCTGGCGTATTTTGCCATGGAGCAAAATTTCCTAAAAAGCCTTCAATCGGTGAGAAGGTTATGACGCCACCGCAGAGACGTTGAGCGTTTATTAAGGCAATTTCTTTTGTCATGCTTGTAACAAGTATTTGGGATGATACTATTTCGCTCAACTCGATATGCGTATCTTCTATCTCTACTTCATTCATTTTTGGAAGCAAGAATTTTCCCTCAAATCTTTCAACTGATATGAATGCGCGAATCTACCAAGGGTTTCGAAGCAACTTTTTGATGAAGTCTATGTGTACTTTCCCTGCTCTGTACATTCTTCCAGTTCTTGTGTCGCTTAAGGCGGCTTCCGCAACTATAAAACCGAGACCCTTTTGTGCCAATTTGTGCAAGTCTAATGTTGGATCAATGTATTTCTTTTCTACAACAGCCAATTGATAGAAGGACTTTCCGTAAGATGCTGGATAATTTTCTATTACCATGTGTTCAGCCATTGACTGTAGGTTCTCACCTTCTTCAGAACGAACCCAAAAGTGGACAGTGCCGCCATATCTAATCATGTCGTCTGCCCAGCAGCACGGCTCCTTAAAGACTTTGGGAGATACAGGAGAGACCGGGGTGGTCGCCATTGCATGTTCAACTCTACTATATGGAATTTTATAAAATTCCGTGAGCCGCCAGAACATATCTTCGAGTCCACGAGATGAAACCTGAACCGAACCTGCCACACTGTCTGACGGAATCAACACTAAATACAGGTCCTTGGGGTCTATTTTACATTTATCCGCAATGATTTTTGCGAATTTCTCATCTGGTAGGCCTTCTGTACGCGAACGTGTTTGAACCAGAAGGACACCAACTTCAGGATGAGGATCTTTATAAGACCACTTTTCGAATACCTTAGCCGGTTCCTGAGCTAATGCTTTGGCTGGGCCAGATATCCAAGCCTTAAAATCCTTAGTATTAACATGAGGCGCATGGATTACACCAACCCATACATACATCGAAACCGCTATGAATGCCGGTAAATCCGTGTATTGAACCAACACAGGCAAAGTTATGTCATCGTAAGTAACAGCAGTTGATCGAGCTTCCCCTACTCCTCCAAAAGCTATCTTTGTGGCTAATTCACCAGCTTTGTACCCTCCAGACGCATTCACGCCACAGTCGATTACAGTCGTTCCGTTTTTAAGTTCCTCTACATCGACGTTTAATTTATCGTGCTCCCTGATCATTTCTTTCACGATTTCTAGGGAACAGCGATTTATGCTTATTCTCTTCCAACGCTTCAACATGGTCTCCATAACACTCAACTTTTGTTTCTCCATATTCGTAGAATGAAAAAAGTTGTAGCAGCTTACTTTTAAAGCTTTATCACTTCTCCTGTTTTCCTAGATTTAACAGCAGCTAAACGTATTTTTAAAATGTGCTTCCAATCTTCGTCTGTCATCGCTGGCTTTCTTCCCTTTTTTATACATTTTATGAAATGTTGGTCTTCTTCAAAATGTCCTATGCTTGCTCTTCCATACGGAGGTTTTAAATTCCATTCCTTTGCGTGTGGCGGAGCATTTGTTCTGAGTTTCAACAAGCCTTCTTCTGTGTCAATGTAAATTATGCCTTTTTCTCCAATTATCTCCGTTGTGTCCATCACCATTTTTTCAGAAACTATTCCGCTGTATTGTGTAAGGCCTACAACTCCGTTGTCAAATTTTTGAAGCCAAGCTATGGTGTCTTCAACGTTCCCTTTTTCTCCATAAATCATGGATTCACCCTCAGAACAAACTCTTTCAATTTTGGAGTTCAACAAGAATTCCATTTTGGGCACAGTTATCCATCCTGGGTGCCCTGCTTTTTCCGCGTTCCAAATCCAGTCTTTCCCTTGCCCCCAATAATCGTAGGAGAACAGTAACTTGGTATAGATCATTACAGGTTTGCCTATTTTGCCTTGTTCTATCAGTTCTTTCGCCTTGACGTACGCCGGGGCAAAGTTGTAACAGTAAGCTGGCATCACTGTAACACCACCGGATTTAGCGGTATCTATCACTGTATCAGCTTCTTCAAGCGTCATCGTCATCGGGATTTCGCACATTACATGTTTTCCGGCTTTGGCTGCGTCTATCACCATCTGGGCGTGTAAAAAAGGAGGTGTGCAGATCCAAACGGCTTTGACTTGGGGATTCTCTAACAGCTCTTTATAGTCTGTGTACCAAGTTTCTGCTCCATAAGTTTTCGCAGCCGCCTCAGCCCTTCTCTTATCAACATCCGCAACAGCCACCAACCTCGCATCCGAAATCTCCTTTGATAAAATTGGGAGATGAGCCATCCTGGCAATCCATCCACAACCAATAACACCAACTCCTATTCGTTGTATAATTTTCCTCTCCTGGAAGGTAGAAGAATGATTGTTATGTTTATAACCATTTGCTTAGACTCTATCATGGAAAATTTCCACGACTCTTCGACTAATACTAGATATTGAAGGTCCCTTTGTTGATTTATTTACTCTTTAACACCACAACTAGGACCTAGGCTTGTGCTCAGCACGGCTATAACGGACATATCACTCCAACCCAACAACCCTTTTATGAAAGACCACTTCGGTGACTGTACGATATGCAAGGAGATCCAGTCAAAGCAATGAAGAGAGACTATATGCATGATGCTCTCGCACATAAACTGCACGATGATGGAGTCTTATCCCAGGACGCAACTATGAAGGCATGCAGAACCTCCATGACTATATACCTATATGGAAAGAGGGCATCCACAGCAGGAAAAAGAAATAGAGCCCAAACAAGTTTAACTTTTGATCCGAAATTATACGAAAAGCGTCCACCCCAAAAAGGGGACCTAACTAGTCCTCATTGCAGATCACAAGCTGCTTATAGGGTTGTATAGAACGGAGGACCGTTATTTTGAGTACCGAAAAGGTTGGTCAGAAACGCTTGGGTAAGTTAAAATAGGTCGCGGAAGTAAATTTGGTGTCCTCCAAACGTTCCGCCAAGGTCCAAGGCTGAAATTTTCTTGACTCCTGGGACAGTAGTTGTTGCTTCAATGCCAACTTTTAGAGCTTTTTTAACTGCGTCCATAGTTAACCCAAAGAACGCTACTTCCATAACGGCTTCAACACCTTCAGGAACATTTGTATCCTTAACTTTATTCCTTAGAGATGGGACATAAGCGTGGGATGTAGTTGCTCGTTCTTTGTAATTTATACCTCCTCTTTTTGCACTGTTTGACGGCCCAAGTCCGAGTGGAGCAACACCCCCAACTGTTCTGATAGCACTAAACGCTGCATTTACGCCTGCTAATCCCGCAACAACATTTTCGGCCATAACTATGAAATGTCCATCGCAACCGACTGTGATACCAAACTTTTTCTCAACAATAAAATCGCCGCTTGTGACTGGTATTCTATAGACTTCTCTATCAGAGATAACGTCCTCGCTTTCGAAGCCATCTCCAAATCGACTTATCTGGCTTCCAACATCTACAGTTTCTCTGATAAGTTCCTTGGGCATCGCGTTGAATGCAGCGCATGTTGGAGGTTGTATAAGTGTAAGAGTTCTCGTCACTATCTCTTTTTTCAGTTTGCCCCCATTATACGGCGGATCAGGCGGCAAACTAACTTGAACCAACACACCTGGTCTTCCATCAGGAGTCTCGATTGGTGAAACCGGACCTTCAATTCCTGCTTGGGAAGCACACATAATCACGCTTGACCCATAGCCAGCCATCATTTGACTAGCGCTCAGTGCCCAACTCTCTGAGTACGCAGTGACTAAAATTCTTGCTATCTTTAAATCCCAGATTTCAGCGAAAGTGTCGTCAATTTCAACATTATTTATTTTCAATGCTCTCTCCTCTTTATTGTTTTGCAGTAGTTTAGTAAGCTAAGCTAACTTTGTGTTTAAGCTTTTCGTAAAAGACCTCAAGTGGTAACACCTTTGCCTTTTTTTGGAAAAGCAAGATTTATATCCGTAAAATCTATTGCTCTACCAACAATTCGAGGAAACTGCCATGGTAGATATTTTGATTAGAAATGGAATAGTTGTTACTATGGATAAAGAAAAGCGCATTTTCAAAGATGGAGCTTTAGCAATAGAAGGAGACGGGATCATTGATGTGGGAAGTAGTGTGGAGTTGGAGAAAAAATATTCTCCGAATCGAGAGATAGATGCTAGAGGAAAGGTTATTCTCCCAGGCTTAATAAACACGCACACCCACCTATTTCAGAATCTGCTGAAAGGAATGAGAGACGATCTTCCCTTGGTTGACTGGATTAACACAGTAACCATGCCACACATAAAAGCAGCGTTCCAAGACGCTTTAGCCGGAGACTTTGAAATTGGTTACTATGGAGCACTCCTTGGGTGCATTGAAGCTCTCAAATCTGGAACAACATGTCTCCTTGACATGGACTTGAGAAA harbors:
- the mch gene encoding methenyltetrahydromethanopterin cyclohydrolase, which encodes MNKIKVNELSLRIVKKILDHPKKLSIEVSKLENGATIIDMGVHARGGFEAGRLATEICLGGLANAQLAMMTFADITLPAIGVTTSWPAISTLGIQAGYPLLEGEKTKLIASGPARALALKPRKLFDFLDFMDESNIAVIVLQMDYLPSEQVAELIAAECNIESKDLYILVTPGESLAGATQIAGRAIEDVTFTMREVLHYDVRKVKHMFGLAPIAPVCKFVKVEKALSDDLICYCGKVFVALESKKGEDLENLAEELVFESTPIYGKTFYDVLKEANFDFRKVPGFPSIFRPAQVIINDLRTGKMYKAGDVNLDMIKKCLRVIEGGTRI
- a CDS encoding carbohydrate ABC transporter permease, with product MSSKYSPWNWLRNKFTRTIGIAVLIMWAIATVYPLIWAFFTSFKTNQELFANVWGPPTNLDWSNYEWALSSGNMAVCLRNSLIITAGSIIILFVISPMAAYALGRAEYRGKRTVFYFLLAGMYVAPQVIIVPLYVLLKNLGLIDSHLGLILVYVATALPYSIFIARLGFLSIPPSLEDAAKIDGLSTFQTYWRIALPLALPTVLIAMSLEAIFIWNDFLYPLVFLRSTDMMTLPLGLFIFRGQYLIQYGPLAAGIIISTIPPLILYMFFSEKIKKGIAAGIGAKT
- a CDS encoding extracellular solute-binding protein, which translates into the protein MEKRTIYAMVSAVIIIGAIVAAAYWVWLQPEPAEQPVTLEFWAPFGGEEAALEYWNTVSDAFYNETGVTVEIGFYTGDEFWTKLASGFAAGDPPDLFITYGGGELDTYVAEGQIADISDLLAEDWALAQITPAIKEAVTRDGKQYALPYEFQTDWIFINRKIFDQVGVSIPSMTTSWTWTEFIVACDALKAAEVIPIAMSGSATWSLTFPETYIFLHSNGAEAFQDALDRKVSFEPYYVTAFTKIKEWVDGDYFQLGWETAGYMDAYASFSSGESAMWMQGTFAIAMSLGQPALELDVVRYPYFPDKSELKDVVFGGPTSIGVAAASEHTKEAEDFLRFISKPDWQIYMARETHNPLAQSIALPAGIYPEVMVKCMDATASASIVHLRFGTMCSKEMGAYLDEQNLLVFTGQATPEGAAAAIEAKAVELIGPVTG
- a CDS encoding formylmethanofuran--tetrahydromethanopterin N-formyltransferase (catalyzes the transfer of a formyl group from formylmethanofuran to tetrahydromethanopterin tetrahydromethanopterin), with translation MKINNVEIDDTFAEIWDLKIARILVTAYSESWALSASQMMAGYGSSVIMCASQAGIEGPVSPIETPDGRPGVLVQVSLPPDPPYNGGKLKKEIVTRTLTLIQPPTCAAFNAMPKELIRETVDVGSQISRFGDGFESEDVISDREVYRIPVTSGDFIVEKKFGITVGCDGHFIVMAENVVAGLAGVNAAFSAIRTVGGVAPLGLGPSNSAKRGGINYKERATTSHAYVPSLRNKVKDTNVPEGVEAVMEVAFFGLTMDAVKKALKVGIEATTTVPGVKKISALDLGGTFGGHQIYFRDLF
- a CDS encoding sugar ABC transporter permease: MTKLRIKAETRKVIALYLLLLPTVFLYVLFFIYPVINGLSFGLYQWSGVSPVKTFIGLKNYFSIVVDPQFHVALRNTFVITGVNAVSQFIFGFSLAWLARKYQRVGGIFLSIALIPIILSFVSVGVMWTWIYNPSFGLLNSLLDFLGLHSLTRAWLSNQSTALLSVLVTANWHGVGLYAIIYSAGLRTISPSIYDSMKVDGLSDLQKIRHVVIPMTKAALALSLVITISASFKTFELVYVLTGGGPGRLTDVIALYLYRYAFTFWKAGYASAVALYLIVMGLSLVIIQLKLLHTDR
- a CDS encoding ABC transporter ATP-binding protein yields the protein MVEITFENVSKYFKKVKAVDKFNLKIRDKEFMVLLGPSGCGKTTTLRMTAGLEKLTNGNIYFDDELVNDLEPKTRRVAMVFQDYALYPHMSVFDNITLCLRVMKVPKKEIKIRAKETAELLQIEELLDRKSWALSGGQKQRVALARAIIREPSIYLLDEPLSNLDAMLRTRMRGELKKLHEKLRTTTVYVTHDQTEAMVMADRIAIMKDGTLHQVGKPREIYDHPKNKFVATFVGMPAINFIEGQLTKKDGELLLNTDVFSLKIPDALLEARVQEKFLNSEVILGVRSEYVYVHTKQLKGAIEAKVWLFQQMGDVGYVDLEIGTYMITAKVDPLFDVEEGKKVFVKFDERFLQVFDKSSEERIS
- a CDS encoding Gfo/Idh/MocA family oxidoreductase, with the translated sequence MAHLPILSKEISDARLVAVADVDKRRAEAAAKTYGAETWYTDYKELLENPQVKAVWICTPPFLHAQMVIDAAKAGKHVMCEIPMTMTLEEADTVIDTAKSGGVTVMPAYCYNFAPAYVKAKELIEQGKIGKPVMIYTKLLFSYDYWGQGKDWIWNAEKAGHPGWITVPKMEFLLNSKIERVCSEGESMIYGEKGNVEDTIAWLQKFDNGVVGLTQYSGIVSEKMVMDTTEIIGEKGIIYIDTEEGLLKLRTNAPPHAKEWNLKPPYGRASIGHFEEDQHFIKCIKKGRKPAMTDEDWKHILKIRLAAVKSRKTGEVIKL